ACCCCGCCCTCGTACGGCGTCGCCGCGTCGTCCGTGGCCTGGAGGATGAGGACCGGCGGCACCTGGTCGTTGGTGACGTTCGGCGGGGTCAGGGAGTCCACCGGCCAGAAGGCGCAGGGAGCGTTGTACCAGGCGTTGTTCCAGGTCGAGAACGGCGCCTTCGCGTGCGTGTCCCAGCTGTCCTTGCGCCACACGTTCCAGTCGCGGGGCCAGCCCGCGTCCCGGCACTGCACGCTCGTGTAGACCGAGTACCCGTTGTCGGCGGCCGCGTCGGCCTCCCCGTACCGCTCGTACGCCTCCTTCAACGGCGTCGGGTCCGCGTCGTTGACGTACGCGGCGAAGGCGCTCGCGAGGCGGGGCCAGTAGCCGTTGTAGTACCCGCCCGGCAGGAAGGTGTCCTCCAGCTCGGCGGGGCCGACCTTCCCGCCGGCCGGCTCGGCGCGCAGCGCGTCGCGCATCCGGTACCAGGCGGCCTCGACGGCCTCCGGGTCGGCGCCCAGCCTGTAGACGGCGTTCTGCCGGGCCACCCAGGCCATGAAGGCCTTGTGGCGGGTGTCGAAGGCGTAGTCCTGCGCGATGTTGTCCTCGTACCAGACGCCGTGCGGGTTCACGACGGAGTCGAGCGCCATCCGCCGCACCCGGTCCGGGTACAGGCGCGCGTACACGGCGCCCAGGTAGGTGCCGTACGAGTAGCCGAGATAGCTGATCTTCGGCGCGCCGACCGCGCTGCGGATCGCGTCCAGGTCCCGGGCGGTGCTCACGGTGTCGATGTACGGCAGCAGGTCCGCGTACTTCTTGCCGCAGGACTCGGCGAAGGACTGCGCCCGCTCGACGGCCGCCCGCTCGGTCGCGGCACTGTTCGGCACCGAGTCCGCCCGCACCGGTGCGAAGTGGCCGGGCTCGCAGTCGAGCGCGGGCTCGCTCTTGCCGACCCCGCGCGGGTCGAAGCCGATGATGTCGTACTCGGCGGCCACCTTCGGGGGCAGCGAGGCCGCCACGTACCCGGCCATGCCGCGCCCGCTGCCGCCGGGCCCGCCCGGGTTCACGAGCAGCGGGCCCTGGGAGGTCCTCGCGGTGTGCGGGACCCGGGTGAGGGCGAGCGTGATCTTCCGCCCGGCCGGGTCGTCGTGGTTGAGCGGCACCTTCAGGGTGGCGCACTGGAG
The DNA window shown above is from Streptomyces vietnamensis and carries:
- a CDS encoding alpha/beta hydrolase; protein product: MTPRAGMLIAAGALVAGTFTVLPAGPADAGEPTPRPLSPLAWTDCATQAYPRLQCATLKVPLNHDDPAGRKITLALTRVPHTARTSQGPLLVNPGGPGGSGRGMAGYVAASLPPKVAAEYDIIGFDPRGVGKSEPALDCEPGHFAPVRADSVPNSAATERAAVERAQSFAESCGKKYADLLPYIDTVSTARDLDAIRSAVGAPKISYLGYSYGTYLGAVYARLYPDRVRRMALDSVVNPHGVWYEDNIAQDYAFDTRHKAFMAWVARQNAVYRLGADPEAVEAAWYRMRDALRAEPAGGKVGPAELEDTFLPGGYYNGYWPRLASAFAAYVNDADPTPLKEAYERYGEADAAADNGYSVYTSVQCRDAGWPRDWNVWRKDSWDTHAKAPFSTWNNAWYNAPCAFWPVDSLTPPNVTNDQVPPVLILQATDDAATPYEGGVALHRLMRGSSLVIEEGGGNHGVTLGGNDCLDEHLAAYLATGKVPRGEGDAEVDAVCAALPDPEPEPVTPAAPTTPKKTGKRAGAVRPEPAGVALHGLLGHVR